The following proteins are encoded in a genomic region of Diabrotica virgifera virgifera chromosome 1, PGI_DIABVI_V3a:
- the LOC126878964 gene encoding uncharacterized protein LOC126878964 — MKTVAIRGKRGRGVPVLFNPEVQNHIDTLLAVRNEFVPRDNPYLFAPVKSSSHLISYKILGEHAKLSVAKDPTYITSARLRKHLATLSQLLNLSDGEIEQLATFMGYRQNYRSSYRLPDDIYQTTKIAKLLMVMEKGTANKFKGKSLDEVEIDMDKNLLEDNFSESDVDGDDEVKCLLHDDSEPSTSQIRQSMGARIGYYLQILSYCMDFNEILGLASTYLLIQSLPYADVCFYLGGGSHPFLRVENFLVKITTEFGREPNSKQKLFHNFFLKTQYFLRYSWLKTLFERFFANTLKTMHLTKKTILNIFVGYKKTKRDLPY; from the coding sequence ATGAAGACAGTAGCCATTAGAGGTAAGAGGGGCAGGGGTGTTCCAGTTTTGTTCAACCCCGAGGTACAAAATCATATCGATACTTTGCTTGCGGTTAGAAATGAATTTGTACCAAGGGATAATCCTTACCTATTTGCTCCTGTTAAATCTTCTTCACATTTAATCAGTTACAAAATATTAGGAGAGCACGCAAAATTATCCGTTGCGAAAGATCCTACTTATATAACATCGGCTCGTTTGCGTAAGCATCTGGCAACTTtatcacaattattaaatttatctgatgGAGAGATTGAACAATTAGCTACTTTCATGGGATACAGACAGAACTACAGAAGTTCCTACAGACTGCCAGATGATATTTACCAAACTACTAAAATAGCGAAACTGTTGATGGTAATGGAGAAGGGAACAGCCAACAAATTCAAAGGAAAATCTTTAGATGAAGTAGAAATTGATATGGACAAAAATCTTTTGGAAGATAACTTTTCTGAAAGCGATGTTGATGGTGACGATGAGGTTAAGTGTTTGCTACATGATGATAGTGAACCATCAACTAGTcaaatacgccagtcaatgggagcaagaataggatattacctccaaattctatcctactgcatggattttaatgaaattttgggcctagcttctacttatctcctaattcaaagtctaccctatgccgatgtgtgcttttatcttgggggtggttcccaccccttcttaagggtggaaaattttttggttaaaattaccacggaatttggtagagaacctaattctaagcaaaaactgttccataatttttttttgaaaactcaatactttttgagatattcgtggttgaaaacccttttcgaacggttttttgcgaataccttaaaaactatgcatctaactaagaaaactatattaaacatttttgtaggttataaaaaaacaaagagagaCTTGCCTTATTAA